Proteins from one Malaya genurostris strain Urasoe2022 chromosome 2, Malgen_1.1, whole genome shotgun sequence genomic window:
- the LOC131430032 gene encoding facilitated trehalose transporter Tret1-like: MMTANQYWDTYRNEYLAAVSATLSVFMVVFTSAWSSPALPKLMSDDSPVPITTDEGSWIVAIQAIGAVFGPIIAALTVDQIGRKLALLGTVVPIVVGWILIGVGNRVEFLYVARFLFGISYGTVYAVAPIYLGEIASTAIRGTAGTLITVLDQTACMVMYSMGPYLEYRTLAWVSLFAPGLFLLSFIWMPETPAHLLATNREEEAEKNLSWLRRTKSVSDELIDLKASIQSSSEERGSVMELFAPAYRNNIRILAIIIFSMQMTGLLAILGYAQTIFEKISTNLKPEEMSVVLGAVQMVAIFFPAVLVDRMGRRPLLLISTAGVTIGLTVCSLSFAINYASGTDDLGWLAFTSLMLYIVSFGLGLSTVTFAILCEIFPKNIRAYATAAFAMASALIVSVVAKLFQLALDEVGPYLPFAIFATCGAVAWVLIYRYIPETKGRTLDEIQLIVRGKERKV, translated from the exons ATGATGACGGCAAATCAGTACTGGGATACATACCGCAACGAGTATTTGGCAGCGGTTTCAG CGACCCTGTCAGTGTTTATGGTGGTCTTTACAAGTGCATGGTCGTCGCCAGCCCTACCGAAGTTGATGTCCGACGATTCTCCGGTGCCGATAACAACCGACGAAGGTTCATGGATAGTGGCGATACAGGCAATCGGGGCAGTGTTCGGTCCCATAATTGCTGCTCTGACGGTAGATCAAATCGGGCGGAAGCTTGCCCTACTGGGGACAGTCGTTCCCATAGTAGTTGGGTGGATCTTGATCGGCGTTGGAAACCGAGTGGAGTTTCTGTACGTAGCACGGTTTTTATTCGGGATTTCCTATGGAACAGTTTACGCAGTGGCACCCATCTATCTGGGAGAGATAGCTTCGACCGCTATACGAGGCACCGCCGGAACGCTGATTACCGTGCTGGATCAAACTGCCTGCATGGTGATGTACTCGATGGGGCCATACTTGGAGTACAGAACGTTGGCTTGGGTTTCTCTGTTTGCCCCAGGATTGTTTCTTTTAAGCTTCATCTGGATGCCGGAGACTCCTGCTCACCTGCTGGCTACCAATAGAGAAGAGGAGGCAGAAAAAAATCTATCCTGGCTTCGTCGTACAAAATCTGTTTCCGATGAGTTGATAGACTTAAAGGCTTCCATTCAGTCATCGAGTGAAGAACGAGGCTCGGTTATGGAACTTTTTGCTCCGGCCTATCGCAATAACATTAGAATTCTGGCAATTATAATATTTAGCATGCAAATGACAGGACTGTTGGCCATACTCGGCTATGCACAAAccatatttgagaaaatttcAACGAATCTAAAGCCAGAAGAGATGTCGGTTGTTCTCGGAGCCGTCCAAATGGTGGCGATTTTCTTTCCTGCGGTGCTTGTCGATCGCATGGGCCGTCGCCCTTTGCTGCTAATTTCTACCGCTGGAGTCACGATAGGATTAACGGTGTGTAGCTTATCCTTTGCAATCAATTACGCTAGCGGTACCGATGATCTCGGTTGGTTAGCTTTCACCTCACTGATGCTGTACATTGTTTCCTTTGGATTGGGACTCTCGACGGTGACGTTCGCAATTCTATGTGAAATATTTCCGAAAAATATACGAGCTTACGCTACGGCAGCATTCGCTATGGCTAGTGCTTTGATCGTTTCCGTAGTCGCTAAATTGTTCCAACTAGCACTGGACGAAGTGGGTCCATATCTGCCATTTGCAATATTCGCTACCTGTGGTGCCGTAGCCTGGGTGTTGATATACCGCTACATTCCGGAGACTAAGGGACGTACGCTGGACGAAATTCAGCTGATAGTACGCGGCAAAGAAAGAAAAGTGTAA
- the LOC131426957 gene encoding facilitated trehalose transporter Tret1-like, translated as MTIYQHWTKYCHEYMASVAATLSVFMVVTTNAWSSPALPKLMSDDSPVPITPDEGSWMVSIQAIGAVFGPIVATLTVDNFGRKLALLGTIIPVTLGWVLIGVGDTVVYLYVARFLFGIAYGTVYSVIPMYLGEISSDAIRGTAGTLITVLAKIGFLAMYSIGPYVEYRTLAWISMAGPGLFVVCFMWMPESPHHLVAKNNFLSAEKNLSWLRRTEYVTEELTNLKRTIQLSQDERESVMELFNPKYGNNLRIVGILVFNMQMTGLLPILGYAQTIFEKISTDLKPEEMSIVLGVVQLVAVLFPAILVDRLGRRPLLLLSTAGVTLGLLLCSVSFAVGNDGGSLGWLGFTSLMLFIVFNGLGLASVSFSVLAEIFPKNIRAYATSAFTMISAVAAFGCVKLFQWTLDEVGPYLPFAVFSICGAVGLVLIYFYIPETKGRSLDEIQQIVRKKI; from the exons ATGACGATTTATCAACACTGGACTAAGTACTGCCATGAGTACATGGCATCCGTTGCAG cGACCCTGTCGGTGTTTATGGTGGTCACCACGAATGCCTGGTCGTCCCCGGCTTTGCCTAAGTTAATGTCAGACGACTCCCCGGTTCCAATTACACCTGACGAAGGCTCCTGGATGGTGTCAATACAAGCAATCGGAGCAGTGTTTGGGCCCATTGTCGCCACCCTGACGGTGGACAATTTTGGAAGGAAATTGGCTCTCCTGGGAACCATCATTCCCGTTACACTGGGTTGGGTGCTGATTGGGGTAGGCGATACCGTTGTGTATCTTTATGTGGCTCGATTTTTATTCGGAATTGCTTACGGAACGGTTTACTCCGTGATACCAATGTACCTCGGAGAAATATCGTCCGATGCAATCCGAGGGACTGCCGGAACACTGATCACGGTACTAGCGAAAATAGGATTTCTAGCGATGTACTCCATAGGTCCCTATGTGGAATATAGAACGCTCGCGTGGATTTCGATGGCCGGACCAGGACTATTTGTGGTGTGCTTTATGTGGATGCCAGAATCTCCGCACCATCTGGTGGCAAAGAACAACTTCTTGTCGGCCGAGAAGAATCTATCGTGGCTCCGTCGAACAGAATATGTCACTGAAGAGCTTACCAACCTAAAACGTACCATCCAATTATCTCAAGATGAACGTGAATCAGTTATGGAATTGTTCAACCCGAAGTATGGCAATAACTTAAGAATCGTAGGTATTTTGGTCTTCAACATGCAAATGACTGGATTGTTGCCAATACTGGGATATGCTCAAacgatatttgaaaaaatctcaACCGACCTGAAACCCGAAGAAATGTCTATCGTTCTCGGTGTCGTTCAGTTGGTGGCAGTTCTTTTTCCAGCAATCCTAGTGGATCGTCTAGGTCGCCGTCCGCTGCTTCTGCTGTCTACGGCCGGAGTTACGCTAGGGTTGCTCCTGTGCAGTGTGTCGTTTGCAGTCGGCAACGATGGAGGCAGTCTCGGGTGGCTCGGCTTCACGTCGCTAATGCTCTTCATAGTGTTCAATGGACTAGGGCTAGCTAGCGTGTCGTTTTCAGTTCTTGCTGAGATATTTCCGAAGAACATTAGAGCTTACGCCACGTCTGCTTTCACCATGATCAGCGCCGTTGCCGCTTTTGGATGTGTGAAACTGTTCCAGTGGACACTAGATGAAGTTGGTCCCTATTTGCCGTTTGCAGTTTTCAGCATCTGCGGTGCTGttggtttggttttaatttatttttatattcccGAGACAAAGGGACGATCACTGGATGAGATTCAACAGAtcgtgagaaaaaaaatttga